In a single window of the Halopiger xanaduensis SH-6 genome:
- a CDS encoding sodium/proline symporter: MASEGIAGSAGIWVLGTFAAYLLVLLGIGLYSSRLMDTVDDYVIGGRSVGPVVTGFSERASEMSGWLTLGVPSDAFGTGVMAFYNGLGMIPADLFAWAGLAKRLRKYTEIVKTVTLPTFFETRLQDDTGLVKGVSAVVLMIFEGGYVGAQIVAAGTLLEVLTGVEPLVGILVGGLIVVGYTILGGYFAVAWSDYFQGAIILGAFIVLPIIAFTNYGLPFDNLASVGSSYTSVTAGMTGWAAVFGIISYAAIGLGIPGNPHVMVRFMGIDEVKNIRLAAMVAQLFMFVAYLGAGFVGLYALVAFGQGGIEDPNNVMPMLTLEFFPGAVAGIILAAALAAMMSSADSQLLVATSAIVEDVYHGYVNPNASQEKLVRYSQIVTLALGAASIAFAYLAKDTPIYTLVLDYAWGGLGAAIGPTLIAALWWKRVTATGSVASMIVGATTMILWTQLSAALEALGLSGAVESSAFLSGLVGVYGLFPAFILSVTTLIVVSLLTRPPEGVDEHFDVFDKPLSALSSSESPTGTPDYVTDGGRDVDPKAVTETDNIRAHVAASDYWEKEEGDE; the protein is encoded by the coding sequence ATGGCCAGTGAGGGGATCGCCGGCTCCGCCGGAATCTGGGTCCTCGGAACGTTCGCGGCGTATCTCCTCGTGCTGCTGGGGATCGGGCTGTACTCCTCCCGACTCATGGACACCGTCGACGACTACGTCATCGGCGGTCGAAGCGTCGGTCCCGTCGTGACGGGCTTTTCCGAACGCGCCTCCGAGATGAGCGGCTGGCTGACGCTCGGCGTCCCCAGCGACGCGTTCGGAACGGGCGTGATGGCGTTCTACAACGGCCTCGGCATGATCCCCGCCGACCTGTTCGCGTGGGCGGGACTCGCGAAGCGACTCCGGAAGTACACGGAGATCGTCAAGACGGTCACGCTGCCGACGTTCTTCGAGACGCGGCTCCAGGACGACACCGGCCTCGTCAAGGGCGTTTCCGCGGTCGTCCTCATGATCTTCGAGGGCGGCTACGTCGGCGCCCAGATCGTCGCCGCCGGGACGCTGCTGGAAGTGCTCACCGGCGTCGAGCCGCTCGTCGGCATCCTCGTGGGCGGGCTCATCGTCGTCGGCTACACCATCCTTGGCGGCTACTTCGCCGTCGCCTGGTCCGACTACTTCCAAGGCGCGATCATCCTGGGCGCATTCATCGTCCTGCCGATCATCGCGTTTACGAACTACGGGCTCCCGTTCGACAATCTCGCGTCCGTCGGAAGTTCGTACACGAGCGTCACGGCCGGCATGACCGGCTGGGCCGCCGTCTTCGGCATCATCAGCTACGCGGCCATCGGGCTCGGGATCCCCGGGAACCCGCACGTGATGGTGCGGTTCATGGGGATCGACGAGGTCAAGAACATCCGCCTCGCGGCGATGGTCGCCCAGCTGTTCATGTTCGTCGCGTACCTCGGCGCCGGCTTCGTCGGGCTGTACGCGCTGGTCGCCTTCGGCCAGGGCGGCATCGAGGACCCGAACAACGTCATGCCGATGCTCACCCTCGAGTTCTTCCCCGGCGCCGTCGCGGGAATCATCCTCGCAGCGGCCCTCGCTGCGATGATGTCCAGCGCCGACTCGCAGCTGCTGGTCGCGACCAGCGCCATCGTCGAGGACGTCTACCACGGCTACGTGAACCCGAACGCGAGCCAGGAGAAGCTCGTCCGGTACTCGCAGATCGTCACGCTCGCGCTCGGTGCGGCCAGCATCGCCTTCGCCTACCTCGCGAAGGACACCCCGATCTACACGCTCGTCCTCGACTACGCCTGGGGCGGTCTCGGCGCCGCCATCGGCCCGACGCTGATCGCGGCCCTGTGGTGGAAACGCGTCACCGCCACGGGCTCCGTTGCAAGCATGATCGTCGGAGCGACGACGATGATCCTGTGGACCCAGCTGTCGGCGGCCCTCGAGGCGCTCGGCCTCTCGGGTGCCGTCGAGAGCTCGGCGTTCCTCTCCGGACTCGTCGGCGTCTACGGGCTCTTCCCGGCCTTTATCCTCTCGGTGACGACGCTGATCGTCGTCTCGCTGCTCACGCGCCCGCCGGAGGGCGTCGACGAGCACTTCGACGTCTTCGACAAGCCGCTCTCGGCGCTCTCGAGCAGCGAGAGCCCGACGGGCACTCCCGATTACGTCACCGACGGCGGTCGCGACGTCGACCCGAAAGCCGTAACGGAGACCGACAACATTCGCGCCCACGTCGCCGCCAGCGACTACTGGGAGAAAGAGGAGGGTGACGAGTAG
- a CDS encoding thioredoxin family protein — protein MEVQPLDDGESAPDFELPGVTGGEYATVNYKTYTLEDFDASALVVVFTCNHCPTAQAYQDRIKAIQADYDDADVVAINSNNTIEEYAGGNEYYPTDSFEHMSARADVADFNFPYLRDESQEVAKSYGAQCTPHAFVFDEDRELVYQGAIDDDREGEDVSEQYVRDAIDAVLSGEEYPIETISPMGCSTKWRGVE, from the coding sequence ATGGAAGTTCAACCGCTTGACGATGGTGAATCAGCACCGGACTTCGAACTCCCAGGCGTGACCGGCGGAGAATACGCGACGGTCAACTACAAGACCTATACGCTCGAAGATTTCGACGCTTCGGCACTCGTCGTAGTCTTTACCTGCAATCACTGCCCTACCGCACAAGCCTATCAGGACCGCATCAAAGCGATCCAGGCGGACTACGACGACGCGGATGTTGTGGCGATCAATTCGAATAATACGATCGAGGAGTACGCCGGTGGGAACGAATACTATCCGACGGACTCGTTCGAGCATATGAGCGCGAGAGCCGACGTTGCGGACTTCAACTTTCCGTATCTTCGAGACGAATCCCAGGAGGTCGCAAAGTCGTACGGCGCGCAGTGTACGCCCCATGCCTTTGTCTTTGATGAGGACCGCGAACTAGTCTACCAGGGCGCGATTGACGACGACCGCGAGGGCGAAGACGTTTCCGAGCAGTACGTTCGAGACGCAATCGACGCCGTCCTCTCAGGAGAGGAGTATCCGATCGAAACCATTTCACCGATGGGTTGCTCGACAAAGTGGCGAGGTGTAGAGTAA
- a CDS encoding polysaccharide deacetylase family protein, with protein MGTVDVAIGVDADCVAGWLGSYGGADSPADLSRGLAAGNEGIPRMLALFDDLDVETSWYVPGHTIETFRDEIEAVAADGHELGVHGYSHENPTDLSRDQEDEILEVSIDLIEDVTGSEPVGHRASWWEFSENTPELVEKHGFLYDSSLMERMFEPGWMRKDDSWKKIQYDEEPETWMEPYQYGEETDVVEIPISWYRDDIPPMLFIKQPIYHAGYKDPEMMYEQYYKRQFDYLYNRRGAGVYTFTIHPDIHGLPHMIPLLEEFIQYVQGHENAQFVTLETIAEKYKDDPSVYESQSDYV; from the coding sequence ATGGGAACAGTAGATGTCGCAATCGGTGTCGACGCGGACTGCGTCGCCGGGTGGCTCGGCTCCTACGGCGGCGCAGACTCGCCTGCGGATCTTTCTCGAGGGTTGGCCGCCGGAAACGAGGGTATTCCGCGGATGCTCGCGCTCTTCGACGACCTGGATGTCGAGACGTCGTGGTACGTCCCCGGCCACACGATCGAGACCTTCCGCGACGAGATCGAGGCGGTGGCGGCCGACGGCCACGAACTCGGCGTCCACGGCTACTCCCACGAGAACCCGACGGACCTTTCGCGGGACCAGGAGGACGAGATCCTCGAGGTCTCGATCGATCTTATCGAGGACGTCACCGGTTCGGAACCGGTCGGCCACCGCGCCAGTTGGTGGGAATTCAGCGAGAACACGCCAGAACTAGTCGAAAAGCACGGCTTCCTGTACGATAGCAGCCTCATGGAGCGGATGTTCGAACCGGGCTGGATGCGGAAGGACGATAGCTGGAAGAAGATCCAGTACGACGAGGAGCCGGAGACGTGGATGGAACCCTACCAGTACGGCGAGGAGACCGACGTCGTCGAAATTCCGATCAGCTGGTACCGGGACGACATCCCGCCGATGCTGTTCATCAAACAGCCGATCTACCACGCCGGGTACAAGGACCCGGAGATGATGTACGAGCAGTATTACAAGCGCCAGTTCGATTACCTCTACAACCGCCGCGGCGCCGGCGTGTACACGTTCACGATCCACCCAGACATCCACGGCCTGCCGCACATGATTCCGTTGCTCGAGGAGTTCATCCAGTACGTGCAGGGGCACGAGAACGCGCAGTTCGTTACCCTCGAGACCATCGCCGAGAAATATAAAGACGACCCGTCGGTGTACGAGAGTCAGAGCGACTACGTTTGA
- a CDS encoding diacylglycerol/lipid kinase family protein, whose translation MTRSSGGASGATARPTDEPLEGDRIGETEIGANPERRLVLNPTSGDGDHVERVRRLAAEYGFPVVETERAGHATELAEAAAADGVDLLAACGGDGTVNEVVRGLVAADALEDVTLCVIPTGTANIYASGLGIDSVRDGFDAARRGDVRRLDLGTADGEPFVMSAIAGLPAAASVAASGGLKSRLGELAFAVEGIRTVREFDGLQASVAVRTDDGAYVWRGEALCLLIGNLRRFVGGNEPANAEDGRLEVTIVDRVSPTDAIAGAIERLVRRESSRVATIEATAVEVVALDDVPIEFSLDGEPQTHDAVEIGVRPGALRVCVGADYADRA comes from the coding sequence ATGACCCGCAGCAGCGGCGGTGCGAGCGGCGCGACGGCCCGGCCCACGGACGAGCCGCTCGAGGGAGATCGGATCGGCGAGACCGAGATCGGCGCCAACCCCGAGCGGCGGCTCGTGTTGAACCCCACGAGTGGCGACGGCGACCACGTCGAGCGCGTACGACGGCTCGCTGCCGAGTACGGGTTTCCGGTCGTCGAGACGGAGCGGGCCGGCCACGCGACCGAGCTGGCCGAGGCGGCCGCCGCCGACGGTGTCGACCTGCTCGCGGCCTGCGGGGGCGACGGAACGGTCAACGAGGTCGTTCGGGGACTCGTCGCCGCCGACGCGCTCGAGGACGTGACTCTGTGTGTGATCCCGACCGGCACGGCGAACATCTACGCGTCGGGGCTGGGAATCGACTCCGTTCGCGACGGGTTCGACGCCGCGCGCCGCGGCGACGTGCGGCGACTCGATCTAGGAACGGCCGACGGCGAACCGTTCGTGATGTCGGCTATCGCCGGGCTCCCCGCCGCGGCGAGCGTGGCCGCGTCCGGGGGGCTCAAGTCCCGTCTCGGCGAGCTCGCGTTCGCCGTCGAGGGGATCCGAACGGTCCGCGAGTTCGACGGGTTGCAGGCGAGCGTCGCGGTCCGAACCGACGACGGTGCGTACGTCTGGCGGGGCGAGGCCCTGTGTCTGTTGATCGGCAACCTCCGACGGTTCGTCGGCGGGAACGAACCGGCGAACGCCGAGGACGGACGGCTCGAGGTGACGATCGTCGACCGCGTGTCGCCGACGGACGCGATCGCCGGGGCGATCGAACGACTCGTTCGGCGGGAGTCGTCCCGCGTCGCGACGATCGAGGCGACCGCAGTCGAAGTCGTCGCCCTGGACGATGTCCCGATCGAGTTCAGCCTCGACGGGGAACCGCAAACGCACGACGCCGTCGAAATCGGGGTTCGTCCGGGCGCGCTTCGTGTCTGCGTAGGCGCCGACTACGCGGACCGAGCGTAA
- a CDS encoding PQQ-binding-like beta-propeller repeat protein has product MPSRRQLLTGAGITLVGGAAGASVVSRAQPEPGPVASSHLDWPLPRYDPAGTGYNPDASGPANDVRVAWAHDAPAWFRGASAPIRLGDTLYAIGHGLLALAVDGGERRFGNPGPYTSSAAAATASSYRTLTLAVTATGGIYGLNAGGGLEVPGLDRAIGSRRWTGPGSGRYRSTIEHRPTVDPVAVDGTVYAPVPGTNDVAAVDADSGSTRWCVTVNDDETVGTSFGQPTVRDGALFVANWPGQVLAYDCEDGTELWQREAALHDDVDHMRLCSPATDARVVVTTRHGVALLEADTGDVLWWRDLEGNAVDGAAAVAEGTIFLSDGRERFHALDLETGESLWSVPFDGETTPVVADGMVYAVERDAALVGLDAETGDERFRYESPEVPLSTPIVGDDRLYAVARSRVIALEETP; this is encoded by the coding sequence ATGCCCTCCAGACGTCAGCTCCTGACCGGCGCGGGGATCACGCTGGTCGGCGGCGCCGCCGGTGCCAGTGTCGTCTCGCGAGCGCAGCCGGAACCCGGCCCGGTCGCGTCGTCGCACCTTGATTGGCCGCTGCCGCGGTACGACCCCGCCGGTACCGGATACAATCCCGACGCGTCGGGACCGGCTAACGACGTGCGAGTCGCATGGGCCCACGACGCACCAGCGTGGTTCCGCGGCGCCAGCGCACCCATCCGCCTCGGCGACACGCTCTACGCGATCGGACACGGACTGCTGGCGCTCGCGGTCGACGGCGGCGAGCGACGGTTCGGCAACCCGGGACCGTACACTTCGAGCGCGGCTGCGGCGACGGCGTCGTCGTACCGGACGCTCACGCTGGCGGTGACGGCGACGGGCGGCATATACGGCTTGAACGCCGGCGGCGGGCTCGAAGTGCCGGGGCTCGACCGCGCCATCGGCAGCCGACGCTGGACGGGACCGGGATCCGGTCGGTACCGATCGACGATCGAGCACCGACCGACCGTCGATCCCGTCGCGGTCGACGGCACGGTGTACGCGCCGGTCCCCGGAACCAACGACGTCGCGGCGGTCGATGCCGACAGCGGGTCGACGCGCTGGTGCGTCACCGTCAACGACGACGAGACTGTCGGCACCTCGTTCGGGCAGCCGACGGTCCGCGACGGCGCGCTGTTCGTCGCGAACTGGCCCGGCCAGGTGTTGGCCTACGACTGCGAGGACGGCACGGAATTGTGGCAACGGGAGGCAGCGCTCCACGACGACGTCGATCACATGCGACTCTGTTCACCGGCGACGGACGCGAGGGTCGTCGTCACGACGCGACACGGGGTTGCGCTCCTCGAGGCCGACACCGGCGATGTACTCTGGTGGCGCGACCTCGAGGGGAACGCGGTCGACGGAGCGGCCGCGGTCGCCGAGGGGACGATCTTCCTGAGCGACGGACGCGAGCGCTTTCACGCGCTCGATCTCGAGACGGGCGAGTCGCTGTGGTCGGTCCCGTTCGACGGGGAGACGACGCCGGTCGTCGCCGACGGGATGGTCTACGCCGTCGAACGGGACGCGGCGCTGGTCGGTCTCGACGCTGAGACGGGTGACGAGCGGTTCAGATACGAGTCGCCGGAGGTGCCGCTGTCGACACCGATCGTCGGCGACGACCGACTATACGCGGTCGCTCGAAGTCGGGTTATCGCACTGGAGGAGACGCCATGA